The following coding sequences are from one Acidimicrobiales bacterium window:
- a CDS encoding Rieske 2Fe-2S domain-containing protein: METLPASAYRDPEVYAAERRAVFGREWLVFARADEAPGPGTSVAKAIAGYPIVVVRDLDGGLRGFHNVCRHRAAQVAKDGSHPCKGGLVCGYHGWSYELDGSLRRARDFGDEALDPDEWGLHPVQVGEWCGLVWVNLSLDAPVLLDDLGGFAAEADGFPVADYRFSHEVVHDLACNWKTYCDNYLEGYHVPFLHPELNRELDMATYRVEVREGDRYCIHSSNTRTGTLSAGRWLFRWPNLALNLYPDGMNVERILPNGPDRTTIVYTYWFCEPGSAGAKESERLSMLLMDEDKAMCEEVQRNLDAGVYDTGVLSPRHEAGVAQFQSLWRAALDR; the protein is encoded by the coding sequence ATGGAGACCCTGCCGGCGTCGGCGTACCGGGACCCCGAGGTCTACGCCGCCGAGCGGCGGGCGGTGTTCGGGCGGGAGTGGCTGGTGTTCGCCCGGGCCGACGAGGCGCCGGGCCCCGGGACGAGCGTGGCCAAGGCCATCGCCGGCTACCCGATCGTCGTGGTGCGCGACCTCGACGGCGGGCTGCGGGGGTTCCACAACGTGTGCCGTCACCGGGCGGCGCAGGTCGCCAAGGACGGGAGCCACCCGTGCAAGGGTGGGCTGGTCTGCGGCTACCACGGGTGGAGCTACGAGCTCGACGGCTCGCTGCGCCGGGCGCGGGACTTCGGCGACGAGGCCCTCGACCCTGACGAGTGGGGCCTCCACCCGGTGCAGGTGGGGGAGTGGTGCGGGCTCGTCTGGGTGAACCTCTCGCTCGACGCGCCGGTGCTTCTGGACGACCTCGGCGGGTTCGCGGCGGAGGCCGACGGCTTCCCCGTCGCCGATTACCGCTTCAGCCACGAGGTGGTCCACGACCTGGCCTGCAACTGGAAGACCTACTGCGACAACTACCTCGAGGGCTACCACGTCCCCTTCCTGCACCCCGAGCTGAACCGGGAGCTCGACATGGCGACGTACCGGGTCGAGGTGCGCGAGGGCGATCGCTACTGCATCCACTCGTCGAACACTCGGACCGGCACCCTCAGCGCCGGCCGCTGGCTGTTCCGCTGGCCGAACCTCGCCCTCAACCTGTACCCGGACGGCATGAACGTCGAGCGCATCCTCCCGAACGGCCCGGACCGCACGACCATCGTCTACACGTACTGGTTCTGCGAGCCGGGCAGCGCGGGCGCCAAGGAGTCCGAGCGCCTCTCGATGCTGCTCATGGACGAGGACAAGGCGATGTGCGAGGAGGTCCAGCGCAACCTCGACGCCGGCGTGTACGACACCGGCGTGCTCAGCCCCCGCCACGAGGCCGGCGTGGCCCAGTTCCAGTCCCTCTGGCGGGCCGCCCTCGATCGCTGA
- a CDS encoding MBL fold metallo-hydrolase, giving the protein MSLPGRAWSGVGRTARRRSGETGGVDAPRWFPLKHRDDPAVQRDLNWGRGGAGEHLPTGLEVQWLGTAGFRLTYEGTTILIDPYVSRAPLGAVARQRRPLHADAGLVADLLPAADAVLLGHTHFDHAIDAAAVAAAHDCPVYGSSSARHLLALHGRPELAVAVEPHQPYAIGPFTVRFTPSRHSKLLFGLAVPSDGELTCDSLDHLGAGAYRCGQVWGIAIEVAGTTIYHQGSADLVDDEIRDRDVDVFLCGIAGRVYTDRFVERVLGRLSPKVIVAHHHDDFFRPLASDADAMGFSFNVNLGGFVTDVAKVAPGTPVRVLDPLQAVAGA; this is encoded by the coding sequence ATGTCGCTGCCCGGACGAGCGTGGTCGGGAGTAGGACGGACGGCCCGCCGCCGGAGCGGCGAGACTGGTGGGGTGGACGCTCCCCGATGGTTTCCCCTCAAGCACCGGGACGACCCGGCGGTCCAGCGGGACCTGAACTGGGGGCGCGGCGGCGCCGGCGAACACCTGCCCACCGGCCTCGAGGTGCAGTGGCTGGGGACGGCCGGGTTCCGCCTGACCTACGAGGGCACGACGATCCTGATCGACCCGTACGTCTCGCGAGCGCCGCTCGGTGCGGTCGCCCGCCAGCGCCGACCACTGCACGCCGACGCCGGCCTCGTGGCCGACCTGCTCCCCGCTGCCGACGCGGTCCTGCTCGGCCACACCCACTTCGACCACGCCATCGACGCCGCCGCCGTTGCCGCCGCCCACGACTGCCCGGTCTACGGCTCGTCGTCCGCACGGCACCTGCTGGCCCTCCACGGGCGCCCCGAGCTCGCCGTCGCGGTCGAGCCGCACCAGCCCTACGCCATCGGCCCCTTCACGGTCCGCTTCACCCCGAGCCGCCACTCGAAGCTGCTCTTCGGTCTGGCCGTGCCGAGCGACGGCGAGCTGACCTGCGACTCGCTCGACCACCTCGGCGCCGGCGCCTACCGCTGCGGGCAGGTGTGGGGTATCGCCATCGAGGTCGCCGGCACGACCATCTACCACCAGGGCAGCGCCGACCTCGTCGACGACGAGATCCGTGACCGCGACGTCGACGTCTTCCTGTGCGGCATCGCCGGTCGCGTCTACACGGACCGCTTCGTCGAGCGGGTCCTCGGGCGGCTCTCCCCCAAGGTGATCGTCGCCCACCACCACGACGACTTCTTCCGGCCCTTGGCGTCCGACGCCGACGCCATGGGCTTCTCGTTCAACGTGAACCTCGGTGGCTTCGTCACCGACGTGGCCAAGGTGGCGCCCGGCACCCCGGTGCGCGTCCTCGACCCGCTCCAGGCCGTCGCCGGCGCCTGA